TCGAATCCCAAGATCAAAGGATCAGAGTCATACACCAAGTCAACGGGGGCCTATCTGCAGCGAGAAATACGGGAATTAGCCAAGCCCAAGGCGAGTATTTGGCCTTTCTTGATTCTGATGATGAATATGTTAATGATGTATTTTCCTTATTTTATCGGGCATATCAAGAATACCAAATGGACTTGTTCATATTTAATTTTGAACGGGTTTCTGGTGACCAAGTCACCCCTAAGAATGCCATCCGTCAGCAAATATTTAAGAGCCAAGAAGCGGTGAGGGTCCTTCACCAATATAATGGTTTAGATTTCTATGCTTGGAATAAGATTTGGCACCATTCCCTCTTTGATGAGATGAGATACCCTCTGGATACTCTCTATGAAGACATGTATGTCAGCTATTTAGGGGCTAAGCAAGCCAACTGTGTAATTACCACGGATAAGGTTGGCTTAAGATATTATGACAATCCTTTAGGGATCACTGCCCAGGCCTTTTCTCCGGGACAGTTTGATAATGTCACTGAAAGGGTAAAGATCCTGGATGATGCACTCATTCATTTCCCAGAATTAGCTAAGAGCGCAGCCCGACGCTTATTTGATAGCTTCCTAATTATGGCCTACCAACTTTCCCAATGTGAAGATAAGGAAATGAAGAAAAAATACCACGGCCGCTTG
The nucleotide sequence above comes from Aerococcus urinae. Encoded proteins:
- a CDS encoding glycosyltransferase family 2 protein, yielding MLLSVIIPAYNVESTLQRAVDSVLRQSMKDFEVIIVDDGSTDGTGPLCDAIESQDQRIRVIHQVNGGLSAARNTGISQAQGEYLAFLDSDDEYVNDVFSLFYRAYQEYQMDLFIFNFERVSGDQVTPKNAIRQQIFKSQEAVRVLHQYNGLDFYAWNKIWHHSLFDEMRYPLDTLYEDMYVSYLGAKQANCVITTDKVGLRYYDNPLGITAQAFSPGQFDNVTERVKILDDALIHFPELAKSAARRLFDSFLIMAYQLSQCEDKEMKKKYHGRLLELLKQYQSYFKDNEEISWQKRLAWSLYQVSPSLYSYLYRMYLS